One window of Bifidobacterium pseudocatenulatum DSM 20438 = JCM 1200 = LMG 10505 genomic DNA carries:
- a CDS encoding M20 metallopeptidase family protein — MSEHIEITPEIIEIRHYLHAHPERSFKEYETSAYIEKLLRAHDIEVLNNPLETGVVGLIRGEQPGPRIALRADIDGLPIQEDTGLPFSSVNDGVMHGCGHDLHMSYMLGAAFWLAKRRKRIKGSIKLLFQPAEELGLGAKAMVDAGLLADVSAAIGAHNNPNYAPGQIAVGPDPMMAGCVKFHVTLHAAGSHAGYPHKGTGPIEALATMILALQTIVSRNVSPFHPLVLSITELHGGHVWNVVPDKASFQGTVRYFHKSDGELVEKRFKQQVQSIAAGYGITTDIDWDDFQNPLVSDMELSKIVADNVRDYAQLEPIHPSMAGEDFCDFMPVTMPVFAFIGSNGEKGCPDWHSPHFVGLDESLQAGVEFYANAALTVLNELS, encoded by the coding sequence ATGAGCGAACATATTGAGATCACGCCGGAGATCATCGAGATCCGTCATTATCTGCACGCACATCCCGAGCGCAGTTTCAAGGAATACGAGACAAGTGCCTATATCGAGAAACTGCTACGCGCGCACGACATCGAAGTGCTCAACAACCCGCTTGAAACCGGCGTGGTCGGCCTGATCCGCGGCGAGCAACCAGGCCCGCGCATCGCATTGCGCGCCGATATCGACGGTCTGCCCATCCAAGAGGATACTGGCCTGCCGTTCTCGTCCGTCAACGACGGTGTGATGCACGGTTGCGGCCACGACCTGCACATGTCTTACATGCTCGGAGCCGCATTCTGGCTCGCAAAACGCCGCAAGCGCATCAAAGGCTCCATTAAACTGCTGTTCCAGCCTGCCGAGGAGCTCGGTCTCGGCGCGAAAGCTATGGTCGATGCGGGGTTGCTCGCCGACGTATCCGCCGCCATCGGCGCCCACAACAATCCGAATTACGCGCCCGGACAGATCGCCGTAGGCCCCGACCCGATGATGGCCGGCTGCGTGAAATTCCACGTTACTCTGCATGCCGCCGGCTCACATGCCGGATATCCACACAAGGGCACTGGTCCTATCGAGGCGCTCGCCACAATGATTCTCGCCTTGCAGACCATCGTCAGCCGCAATGTCTCACCATTCCATCCGCTCGTGCTGTCCATCACCGAACTGCACGGCGGCCACGTGTGGAATGTCGTGCCGGACAAGGCCAGCTTCCAAGGAACCGTACGCTACTTCCATAAGTCCGACGGCGAACTGGTCGAGAAACGCTTCAAGCAGCAGGTCCAATCCATCGCCGCGGGCTACGGCATTACCACAGACATCGACTGGGATGACTTTCAGAATCCGCTCGTCTCCGACATGGAACTATCCAAAATCGTCGCTGACAACGTGCGCGACTATGCGCAGCTCGAGCCAATCCATCCTTCGATGGCGGGGGAGGATTTCTGCGATTTCATGCCCGTCACCATGCCGGTGTTCGCCTTCATCGGTTCCAATGGCGAGAAAGGCTGCCCCGATTGGCATAGCCCGCATTTCGTCGGTCTGGATGAATCACTGCAGGCCGGCGTGGAATTCTACGCCAACGCGGCGCTGACGGTGCTCAACGAACTTTCGTGA
- a CDS encoding NAD+ synthase, whose translation MTDIRFALAQIDTCVGDLDSNAGKIMRYVRRAAQQGAQVVVFPEMTLTGYPIEDLALRATFRKAAWNKANWLATELAADGLGDLFVVVGTVGTDRETSKPRNRLVVLHDGVVWDGYDKHFLPNYGVFDEFRIFSPGNKSMVLDVNGARIGVAICEDIWQDGGPVAELAEQHIDLLLTMNGSPYEEGKTDTRLDLAVRRAAEVNAPMVYLNQVGGQDDLVFDGGSFVVDADGTLLERSPMFMEDLSFFDLDTTAERQKAGSIAAKPDPDEEVYTACVLGLKDYMAKNHFKGVCLGLSGGIDSALVAAMAADAVGGANVYGISMPSMYSSDGSKDDAADLAKNIGAHYDIQPIEPLFVSFQKQLDLEGVAAENLQARIRGVIVMAYSNSKGLLAVATGNKSELACGYSTIYGDAVGGYAPIKDLLKTRVWEISRWRNKAAAAGMGIGGLHVVGNEQGLAGTPLPDGVMIPVNSIEKAPSAELRPGQKDSDSLPEYELLDQVLAMYIEHAHGREDLLADGFDETTVDTVMRLVDRAEWKRRQYPLGPKVTALAFGRDRRLPITNAFRE comes from the coding sequence ATGACAGACATTCGCTTCGCACTCGCTCAAATCGACACCTGCGTCGGAGACCTTGATTCCAACGCCGGTAAGATCATGCGATACGTCCGCCGCGCCGCGCAACAGGGCGCGCAAGTCGTCGTATTCCCGGAAATGACATTGACCGGATATCCCATCGAAGACCTCGCCCTGCGGGCCACCTTCCGCAAAGCCGCGTGGAACAAAGCCAACTGGCTCGCCACCGAACTGGCTGCCGATGGGCTTGGCGACCTGTTTGTGGTGGTTGGCACGGTCGGCACTGATCGCGAGACATCCAAGCCACGCAACCGACTCGTCGTATTGCATGACGGCGTGGTTTGGGACGGCTATGACAAGCACTTCCTGCCCAATTATGGCGTGTTTGACGAATTCCGCATTTTCAGTCCTGGCAATAAGTCCATGGTGCTTGATGTGAATGGCGCACGTATTGGTGTGGCTATTTGCGAGGATATCTGGCAGGATGGCGGTCCTGTGGCAGAACTTGCCGAGCAGCATATTGATTTGCTGCTTACCATGAACGGTTCTCCGTATGAGGAGGGTAAGACTGATACTCGACTCGATCTTGCGGTACGCCGTGCGGCTGAAGTGAACGCGCCGATGGTCTACCTCAATCAGGTGGGTGGTCAGGATGATCTGGTGTTTGACGGTGGCAGCTTCGTGGTCGATGCCGATGGCACGCTGCTGGAACGTTCGCCGATGTTCATGGAGGATCTGAGCTTCTTCGACCTCGACACCACTGCCGAACGCCAGAAAGCTGGATCTATCGCAGCCAAGCCCGATCCGGACGAAGAGGTGTACACCGCCTGCGTGCTTGGCTTGAAGGATTATATGGCCAAGAACCATTTCAAGGGCGTGTGCCTTGGCCTTTCCGGCGGCATCGACTCCGCATTGGTGGCGGCCATGGCCGCGGACGCCGTGGGAGGAGCTAACGTGTATGGCATTTCCATGCCGAGCATGTACTCGTCTGACGGTTCGAAGGATGATGCCGCCGATCTGGCGAAGAATATTGGAGCGCACTACGACATTCAGCCCATCGAACCGCTGTTCGTCTCCTTCCAGAAGCAGCTCGATCTTGAAGGTGTGGCCGCTGAGAACCTGCAGGCGCGTATTCGCGGTGTGATTGTCATGGCATATTCGAATTCCAAGGGGCTTCTGGCTGTCGCCACGGGCAACAAGTCGGAGCTTGCCTGCGGTTATTCCACGATTTACGGCGATGCGGTCGGCGGATATGCGCCAATCAAGGATCTGCTCAAGACCCGTGTGTGGGAAATCTCTCGCTGGCGCAATAAGGCCGCCGCGGCAGGCATGGGCATCGGCGGATTGCATGTCGTGGGCAACGAACAGGGGCTTGCTGGGACTCCTTTGCCGGATGGCGTGATGATTCCCGTCAATTCGATTGAGAAAGCCCCGTCCGCCGAGCTTCGCCCGGGGCAGAAGGATTCTGATTCGCTGCCGGAGTACGAGCTGCTCGACCAGGTGCTGGCGATGTACATTGAACATGCGCATGGTCGTGAGGATCTTCTGGCAGACGGTTTCGATGAGACCACCGTCGACACGGTTATGCGACTGGTCGATCGTGCCGAATGGAAGCGCCGTCAATACCCGCTTGGGCCAAAGGTGACGGCATTGGCGTTCGGACGTGACCGCCGCTTGCCGATTACCAACGCGTTCCGCGAATAG